Within Streptomyces antibioticus, the genomic segment CCAGCGGCGCGGCACCGGGTGAAACCTGCCGCACGGTCGTGATGCGCTGCAGCACCTGTTCCCGCATGACGGGGCGGGCGCGCACCGTGGAGGCCAGGGCCAGGCGCCCGGCGGTGGCTGTGAACTCGGCGACCTCCTGCTCGCAGGCGTCACAGCCGACCAGGTGACGCTCGAAGGCGGCACGTTCCTGACCGTCCAGCGCGTGCACGGCGTAGGCGCCGGCCAGGGTATGCAGGTCGGCCGTGGTCATGCCGTCACCCCCAGGCAGTCTCGGAGTCGGATCAGCCCGTCGCGCAACCGGGTCTTGACCGTTCCGAGCGGCAGCGCCAGTGCTTCGGCGACCTCCCGGTAGGTCAGGCCGCCGTAATAGGCGAGTGTGACCGACTGACGCTGCAGTTCGGTCAGGGTGCGCAGGCAGCGCCTCACCTGCTCCTGCTCCAGCCGCGTTTCGACCTGCTCGGTCACCTCGTCGTATGCCGGCTGATGGTCGAGCAGCGCGGCCCTGGTGTCACGGGCCGCCGCAGCCTCCACGGAGCGGACCCGGTCCACCGCCCGCCGGTGGGCGAGGGTGAGGATCCAGTTCATGGCCGTGCCCCGCTCGGGCCGGTAACGCGGGGCCGTGCGCCAGACCTCCACCAGCACCTCCTGCGCCACCTCCTCCGACTGGGCCTGATCACGCAGAACGGCCCGGGCGACCCCGAGAACGGAGCCGGCCACGGCGTCGTAGACCGCCGCGAAAGCCTCCTGATCACCCAGCGCCACCTCGTGGACCAGATGTTGCAGATCAGGTCGGGCAGATGGATTGCTGCCGATGTACACCGGTTCCTTCACAATGACTCTCCCATAGGCGCGGCGGGGCGGGACGGCCCTGGGTAATCCGAGGCCACGCGAGCGGAGGATTGGTCGCATACGCCCGATGGGGGCGGGTCTCACCGGCGTCGCCACCCGGTCAGGAATCGGGCACCAGCTACCCGACCTTGTGCGCGACCTGGGCTGGCTACCGGGTCTGTTCGGGGGTGCACCGGGCTTCGGTCCGGTGGTGAGGCGGTTCTGAGAGCTGCTCTGGCCTCGGCGGTGTGCACGGATCCGCGGTGTTCGCATCGGTCCGGGGCGGAGCGGCCGGTTCTGCTGCTCAACGTACTGCTTCGTACTGCTTCGTACTGCTTCACGATGCTGAGCGGTGCGCCGCCGACCGGTCCGGCGAAGTACGAGCCGGACCAGAGTCGTTGTGCCCGCCGGTAGTGGCGGACGAGGTCGGGGAACTCCCGGCGGAGTCTGCGCGAGGACACGCCATCGAGGGAGCCGACCAGCCCGGACACGGCGATCTTCGGCGGGAGGTCCACCAGCAGGCGGACGTGGTCGGCCTCGCCGTCGAACTCGGCCCTTGGGCCCTCGCTCCGAGGTGCGGGAACGTCTGGGCGCGGTCGGCGGTGCGTCGTGACGGATCGCTGGGAATGCCTTGGCCGGAGACGCAGGGCCTATCGGAAGACGGCGATGTGGCTCTGGGCCCAGTCGGCGAAGGTGCGGGGCGCGCGGCCGAGGAGCCGCTCGACGTCGGGGCTGATGCGCTGCTCGGCGGGGGTGGGCTCACCCAGGATGGTCAGCGTGGTCTCGACCACGGGCTCGGGCATGAACCGCAGCATCTGCGCGCGGGCCTCGTCGCGGGTCTGCTCGATGAACCGGACGGGTTCGCCGAGGGCGTCGGCGATCGCCTCGGCCCGCTGGCGGGGCGTGCTGAGGGCGGGGCCGGTCAGCTCGTATGTCTGCCCGGCGTGGCCGTCCTCCCGCAGGGCTGCGGCTGCGCCCTCGGCGATGTCGTCCGGGTCGATGGTCGGCAGGCCGATGTCGGCGAACGGCGCGGCGGCGGTCCTCAGGGCGCGGACCGACTCGACCCAGGCGTACGCGTTGGAGTTGAAGCCTCCTGGGCGCAGGACCGTCCAGTCCATGCCTGATTGTCGGACGGCGTCCTCGATGGATCGTCCCAGGTCCCCGTGAGAAGCCGCATGCGGTCGGGTCGCGACTCCTTGGGAGGACAGCAGGACGACCCGCCTGACACCGCCGGCCTTGGCGACGTCGAGGATGCCCCGTGGGCTCAGCAGGTGGGCACTGGAGCCGCCGCTCTGCAGGAACAGCGCGTCGGCTCCGTCGAAAACGGGCCGGAGGCTCTCAGGTTCGACCAGGTCCGCCTGCCTGTACCGGACGCCGTCCGGCACGTCCGCGTCCGAGATCC encodes:
- a CDS encoding sigma-70 family RNA polymerase sigma factor, whose translation is MKEPVYIGSNPSARPDLQHLVHEVALGDQEAFAAVYDAVAGSVLGVARAVLRDQAQSEEVAQEVLVEVWRTAPRYRPERGTAMNWILTLAHRRAVDRVRSVEAAAARDTRAALLDHQPAYDEVTEQVETRLEQEQVRRCLRTLTELQRQSVTLAYYGGLTYREVAEALALPLGTVKTRLRDGLIRLRDCLGVTA
- a CDS encoding NAD(P)H-binding protein, translated to MFVVTGATGNVGRSLVQILAAADAQVTATSRGISDADVPDGVRYRQADLVEPESLRPVFDGADALFLQSGGSSAHLLSPRGILDVAKAGGVRRVVLLSSQGVATRPHAASHGDLGRSIEDAVRQSGMDWTVLRPGGFNSNAYAWVESVRALRTAAAPFADIGLPTIDPDDIAEGAAAALREDGHAGQTYELTGPALSTPRQRAEAIADALGEPVRFIEQTRDEARAQMLRFMPEPVVETTLTILGEPTPAEQRISPDVERLLGRAPRTFADWAQSHIAVFR